The Lacipirellula parvula genome window below encodes:
- a CDS encoding 3'-5' exoribonuclease YhaM family protein, producing MPDRRFVSQLAHNEPVQQVFLASEKLLRPNKNGNLYLQVDLSDRSGSINTRMWNASEDDYKAFENGDFVVVDGATQLFQGNMQLIANRIRRARPDEVCEADFMTLQSADVDRMRARLVEILGKIQTPPLQRLVKAFTDDSVFMDKFCIAPAGMKNHHGYKSGLLEHVVSLLELVLVVAPRYPQLDQDKLLVGAFLHDAAKVDELSYDRDISYTDEGQMLGHMIMGVTMVDDKVREAVRKDGMPMPEKLITEIKHMIISHHGEYEYGSSKLPMTLEAVALHHLDNLDAKLASFTQLINDCPNADSPWTQYFTQIGRKLYKGAM from the coding sequence ATGCCTGATCGTCGCTTCGTCAGCCAGCTCGCCCACAACGAACCGGTCCAGCAGGTCTTTCTCGCCTCCGAGAAGCTGCTGCGGCCCAACAAGAACGGCAACCTCTACCTCCAGGTCGATCTGAGCGACCGGAGCGGGTCGATCAATACCCGCATGTGGAATGCCAGCGAGGACGACTACAAGGCGTTCGAGAACGGCGACTTCGTGGTCGTCGACGGCGCGACGCAGCTGTTCCAGGGGAACATGCAGCTAATCGCCAACCGCATCCGCCGCGCGCGGCCGGACGAAGTTTGCGAAGCCGACTTCATGACGCTGCAGTCGGCCGACGTCGACCGGATGCGCGCCCGACTGGTCGAGATCCTCGGCAAGATCCAAACGCCGCCGCTGCAGCGACTGGTGAAGGCGTTCACCGACGACTCGGTTTTCATGGACAAGTTCTGCATCGCCCCTGCTGGCATGAAGAACCACCATGGCTACAAGAGCGGCCTGCTCGAACATGTCGTCAGCCTGCTGGAGCTCGTGCTCGTCGTCGCCCCGCGCTACCCGCAGCTCGACCAAGACAAGCTGCTCGTCGGCGCCTTCCTCCACGACGCCGCGAAGGTCGACGAGCTGAGCTACGACCGCGACATCTCCTACACCGACGAAGGCCAGATGCTCGGTCACATGATCATGGGCGTCACGATGGTCGACGACAAAGTCCGCGAAGCCGTTCGCAAGGACGGCATGCCGATGCCGGAGAAGCTGATCACCGAGATCAAGCACATGATCATCAGCCACCACGGCGAGTACGAGTACGGCAGTTCGAAGCTGCCGATGACGCTTGAAGCGGTGGCGCTCCACCACCTCGACAACCTCGACGCGAAACTGGCGAGCTTCACCCAACTGATCAACGACTGCCCGAACGCGGATAGCCCGTGGACGCAATACTTCACGCAGATTGGACGGAAACTTTACAAGGGAGCGATGTGA
- a CDS encoding ribonuclease R family protein, protein MQHLREEILSIVNHADYKAMKPKMIAKRLGLSGDEAETVRKTVKKMVREGLLAYGSNHMVLPVANAPRVAPSPSEGRAGEGGEAGTDADDNLQGDTPPLSPPHQGEGDQSNSKRKKKKSNRDPNHIVGAFRRMEAGFGFVRPEGTQRVEGRDADIFIPANASGDAASGDTVSVRLSHRGRGGKMEGHIIEVVTRATNRFVGTYFEQGGMGMVQIDGKLFAQAIYVGDPGAKGVQPDDKVVIEMVRFPSHVHDGEGVLIEVLGGRGLPGVDTLSIMHEYSLPGPFAEDALEEARAQAEKFDESIGTESSGLHRQDITNETIITIDPVTARDFDDAISLTQINDHLGNPGHWILGVHIADVSHFVQPKTALDREAKERATSVYLPDRVIPMLPEIISNNLASLQPDRVRYAITARIEFTADGTPIGTEVFKSAIKSRRRFTYEEVDEYLQAKGLVERSSKDKKPAQAALHDEEAEKFDKKPPAPAPAQHVKATGAAPPHLKLTADVDSLLERMFTLAMKLRERRFRRGALELNRPELEIDLDKNGRVTGAHLEINTESHQIIEEFMLAANEAVAEKLFDDELIFLRRVHGAPDPRKLKSLTAFVGELGIKTDSLESRFALQKLLKDVEGDPREHAINYATLRSMQRAVYSPEEEGHFALASDCYCHFTSPIRRYPDLTVHRLFDDLAQGKKPVQSLEALFALGDHCSDREQRATEAERELNKVKLLNYFADKIGTEMNGYITGVESFGLFITGSDIPAEGFIPIAALTDDYYRYDRAGHVVHGLRGGNSYRLGDAVRIAVAAVDVDRRELDFRLIGRIGKSSGPAPTGRNRRGSGAPHGPEKPGKKKGPRKGGKGRK, encoded by the coding sequence ATGCAACATCTCCGCGAAGAAATCCTCTCGATCGTCAATCACGCCGACTACAAGGCGATGAAGCCGAAGATGATCGCCAAGCGGCTCGGCCTCAGCGGCGACGAGGCGGAGACGGTGCGCAAGACCGTCAAGAAGATGGTCCGCGAGGGGCTGCTGGCGTACGGCTCGAACCACATGGTGCTGCCAGTTGCCAACGCTCCCCGTGTGGCTCCCTCCCCCTCCGAGGGGAGGGCTGGGGAGGGGGGCGAAGCGGGTACAGACGCTGACGACAACTTACAGGGCGACACCCCTCCCCTATCCCCTCCCCATCAAGGGGAGGGGGACCAATCGAATTCAAAGCGCAAAAAGAAAAAGTCGAACCGCGACCCGAATCACATCGTCGGCGCCTTTCGCCGGATGGAAGCCGGCTTCGGCTTCGTTCGCCCCGAGGGAACGCAGCGCGTCGAAGGCCGTGACGCCGACATCTTCATCCCTGCCAACGCCAGCGGCGATGCAGCCAGCGGCGACACGGTGAGCGTCCGGCTCAGCCATCGCGGCCGCGGCGGCAAGATGGAAGGCCACATCATCGAGGTCGTCACCCGCGCCACCAATCGCTTCGTCGGCACCTACTTCGAGCAGGGCGGCATGGGAATGGTGCAGATCGATGGCAAACTATTTGCCCAGGCGATCTACGTTGGCGACCCGGGCGCCAAGGGAGTGCAGCCCGACGACAAAGTCGTCATCGAAATGGTCCGCTTCCCCTCGCATGTTCACGACGGCGAAGGGGTGCTCATCGAGGTGCTAGGCGGTCGCGGCCTGCCGGGGGTCGATACGCTGTCGATCATGCACGAGTACAGCCTCCCCGGTCCGTTCGCCGAGGACGCCCTCGAAGAAGCCCGCGCTCAAGCAGAAAAGTTTGACGAATCGATCGGCACCGAAAGCTCGGGCCTGCACCGGCAAGATATTACGAACGAGACGATCATCACGATCGACCCCGTAACGGCTCGCGACTTCGACGATGCGATTTCGCTGACGCAAATCAACGATCATCTCGGCAATCCCGGCCACTGGATCCTCGGCGTCCACATCGCCGACGTCTCCCACTTCGTGCAGCCGAAGACGGCGCTCGACCGGGAAGCGAAAGAGCGAGCGACGAGCGTCTACCTGCCCGATCGCGTCATCCCGATGTTGCCCGAGATCATCTCGAACAATCTGGCGAGCTTGCAGCCCGACCGCGTGCGGTATGCGATCACAGCGCGGATCGAGTTCACCGCCGACGGCACGCCGATCGGGACCGAGGTCTTTAAGAGCGCGATCAAGAGCCGGCGGCGGTTCACCTACGAGGAAGTCGACGAGTACCTGCAAGCGAAGGGACTAGTCGAGCGTAGCAGCAAGGACAAAAAGCCTGCGCAAGCCGCGTTGCACGACGAAGAGGCGGAGAAGTTCGACAAGAAGCCCCCTGCTCCCGCCCCAGCCCAGCATGTGAAAGCGACTGGCGCGGCGCCGCCGCACTTAAAACTCACCGCCGACGTCGACTCGTTGCTCGAACGCATGTTCACGCTCGCGATGAAGCTCCGCGAACGCCGCTTCCGTCGCGGGGCGCTCGAACTGAATCGCCCCGAGCTCGAAATCGATCTCGACAAAAACGGCCGCGTCACCGGCGCTCATCTGGAGATCAACACCGAGAGCCATCAGATCATCGAAGAGTTCATGCTCGCCGCGAACGAAGCGGTCGCGGAAAAACTGTTCGACGACGAGCTGATCTTCCTCCGCCGCGTCCACGGGGCGCCCGATCCGCGCAAGCTGAAGTCGCTGACCGCGTTCGTCGGCGAACTCGGCATCAAGACCGACAGCCTCGAAAGCCGCTTCGCGCTGCAAAAGCTCCTCAAAGACGTCGAAGGCGATCCCCGCGAGCACGCGATCAACTACGCGACGCTCCGCTCGATGCAACGGGCCGTTTACAGTCCCGAGGAAGAGGGGCACTTCGCGCTGGCGAGCGACTGCTACTGTCACTTCACTTCGCCGATCCGCCGCTACCCAGACCTCACCGTCCACCGGCTGTTCGACGATCTCGCCCAAGGCAAGAAGCCGGTGCAGAGCCTGGAAGCCCTCTTCGCCCTCGGCGACCACTGCAGCGACCGCGAACAACGGGCGACCGAGGCCGAACGCGAGCTGAACAAGGTTAAGCTGCTGAACTACTTCGCCGACAAGATCGGCACGGAGATGAACGGTTACATCACCGGCGTCGAAAGCTTCGGACTGTTCATCACCGGGTCGGACATCCCGGCCGAGGGTTTTATCCCGATCGCCGCCCTCACCGACGACTATTACCGTTACGACCGCGCCGGGCACGTGGTCCACGGCCTGCGCGGCGGTAATTCGTATCGATTGGGCGATGCGGTGCGGATCGCCGTGGCCGCCGTCGACGTTGATCGCCGCGAACTCGACTTCCGCCTGATCGGCCGCATCGGCAAATCGAGCGGCCCCGCCCCCACGGGCCGCAACCGCCGTGGCAGCGGCGCTCCGCACGGGCCTGAGAAGCCCGGCAAGAAAAAGGGGCCCCGCAAAGGAGGCAAGGGCAGGAAGTAG
- the gcvT gene encoding glycine cleavage system aminomethyltransferase GcvT translates to MADDSQLLQTPLHGWHVAHGGRMVDFAGWSMPVQYSSIVEEHQATRKAAGLFDISHMGRLIIDGPDAQRFLDSLLTRRIDDMTPGQVRYSLVCNETGGVLDDILVYQIQLPEGGLSGYGLVVNASNRTKIISWLNQRRGDFDVGIDDKTTEYAMISIQGPRAIEVLDGICDHELTSLRYYFGVMTRVAAFRSFVSRTGYTGEDGCEIICDAADAGIIWTRLIERAEPLGGGPVGLAARDTLRLEAGMPLYGHELSEQINPVQADVSFAVNLRNREFIGREAIVKAQKDDQQSVRVGLQLEGKRPAREGAVILHGDEPVGAVTSGTFSPTFERPIAMGFVKQTAAAPGTPLAVDIRGQHHPAQVVPLPFYQRGK, encoded by the coding sequence ATGGCCGACGACTCTCAACTCTTGCAGACGCCGCTTCATGGGTGGCACGTCGCCCACGGCGGGCGGATGGTCGATTTCGCCGGCTGGTCGATGCCGGTGCAGTACAGCTCGATAGTTGAAGAACATCAGGCGACGCGCAAAGCCGCCGGCCTGTTCGACATCTCGCACATGGGCCGGCTGATCATTGACGGCCCCGACGCCCAGCGGTTTCTCGATTCGCTCCTCACGCGGCGGATCGACGACATGACGCCGGGCCAGGTCCGCTACTCGCTTGTCTGCAACGAGACCGGCGGCGTGCTCGACGACATCCTCGTCTATCAGATCCAACTCCCCGAAGGGGGCCTCAGCGGTTACGGCCTGGTCGTCAACGCCAGCAATCGCACGAAGATCATCTCGTGGCTGAACCAACGCCGCGGCGACTTTGACGTCGGTATCGACGACAAGACGACCGAGTACGCGATGATCTCGATCCAAGGTCCGCGAGCGATCGAGGTGCTCGACGGCATCTGCGACCACGAACTAACGTCACTCCGCTACTACTTCGGAGTCATGACTCGCGTCGCGGCGTTCCGTTCGTTCGTTAGCCGCACGGGCTACACGGGCGAAGATGGTTGCGAAATCATTTGCGACGCCGCGGACGCCGGCATCATTTGGACGCGGCTCATCGAGCGAGCCGAACCGCTCGGCGGCGGGCCGGTGGGCCTCGCGGCGCGCGATACGCTGCGGCTTGAAGCCGGCATGCCGCTGTACGGGCACGAACTCTCCGAACAAATCAACCCGGTGCAGGCCGACGTTAGCTTCGCAGTGAACCTACGGAACCGCGAGTTCATTGGCCGCGAAGCGATCGTCAAAGCCCAAAAAGACGACCAGCAGTCGGTCCGCGTCGGCCTGCAGCTCGAAGGCAAGCGCCCCGCCCGCGAAGGCGCCGTCATCCTGCACGGCGACGAACCGGTCGGCGCCGTGACGAGCGGTACCTTCTCGCCTACTTTCGAGCGGCCGATCGCGATGGGTTTCGTCAAGCAAACCGCCGCGGCCCCCGGCACCCCCCTGGCCGTCGACATCCGCGGCCAACACCACCCCGCCCAAGTCGTCCCGCTGCCGTTTTATCAACGCGGGAAGTGA
- the gcvH gene encoding glycine cleavage system protein GcvH yields the protein MKPEDLHYAKTHEWVSVAEVGGQKIATVGISAFAVEALTDLVFIELPKVGAQAEAEQPFCEVESVKAVSDVYAPVTGEVIEVNTTLPDKLEILSTDPYTEGWIAKIRITDDSNLGNLLDFAAYEKQCAEEGH from the coding sequence GTGAAACCCGAAGATCTTCATTACGCCAAAACGCACGAATGGGTCTCTGTCGCCGAAGTGGGCGGGCAGAAGATTGCCACCGTCGGCATCTCGGCGTTCGCCGTCGAAGCCCTCACCGACCTGGTGTTCATCGAACTTCCGAAAGTCGGCGCCCAGGCCGAAGCTGAGCAGCCGTTCTGCGAAGTCGAGTCGGTGAAGGCCGTGAGCGACGTCTACGCCCCCGTCACCGGCGAGGTGATCGAGGTCAACACGACGCTTCCAGACAAGCTCGAAATCCTCAGCACCGATCCCTACACCGAAGGTTGGATCGCGAAGATCCGCATCACCGACGATTCGAACCTCGGCAACCTCCTCGACTTCGCCGCGTATGAGAAGCAGTGCGCCGAAGAAGGACACTAA
- a CDS encoding four helix bundle protein: MSGNPELRDRTKKFALRVIRLFTALPNTDEARVIGKQLLRSGTSVAANYREACRGRSDAELLSKLGIVEQELDESLLWMELLVESGIIPPARLDELRKEGDELLSMTVASIKTLKSRR; encoded by the coding sequence GTGAGTGGTAATCCTGAACTTCGTGATCGGACGAAGAAGTTTGCGCTTCGAGTCATTCGTCTGTTTACCGCCCTTCCCAACACTGACGAGGCGCGAGTCATTGGAAAGCAGTTGCTCAGGTCGGGGACTTCCGTTGCCGCCAATTATCGTGAGGCGTGTCGAGGTCGAAGCGACGCTGAGTTACTCTCCAAGCTAGGAATCGTCGAGCAAGAACTGGACGAGTCGTTACTTTGGATGGAACTGCTCGTAGAATCTGGAATCATTCCCCCAGCCCGCCTCGACGAACTTCGTAAAGAAGGCGACGAACTTTTGAGCATGACAGTCGCCTCAATCAAAACGCTCAAGTCACGTCGCTAA
- the gcvPA gene encoding aminomethyl-transferring glycine dehydrogenase subunit GcvPA, with the protein MPYHYNTPEDQAEMLASIGAASIDELFAPIPDALQLKRPLNLPPALSEMELDQHLRQLTALNDYAGTKVCFLGGGSYDHFVPSVCDVIGSRSEFYTSYTPYQAEASQGNLQVMFEYQSLITRLTGLDVANSSLYDGASAAAEAVLMALHAGGSRNKVIAPSTLHPEYRQTIATYFENIDAELVTLDCPAGVLDADALAAAIDDKTAAVILQQPNFFGCIEDADRIAAVAKGAGALLISVFDPISLGILKRPADYGASIAVAEGHTLGTPMSYGGPYLGIMSCDNSLVRRMPGRIVGETTDRRGKKCYVLTMQTREQHIRRDKATSNVCTNQALFAVRASVYLAQAGPQGLKETANLCLQKTRYLAEQLCQNERFSQAFDAPTFKEVVIRDAENNVDGLLREAIDAGYLAGLPLGRWYPELSDCFLVAVTEKRTKADIDGLVKSLTAKSVRQPAHV; encoded by the coding sequence ATGCCTTACCACTACAACACGCCCGAAGATCAAGCCGAAATGCTCGCCTCGATCGGCGCAGCGAGCATCGACGAGCTCTTCGCTCCGATCCCCGACGCCCTGCAGCTCAAGCGGCCGCTCAACTTGCCGCCGGCGCTGTCGGAAATGGAACTCGATCAGCACCTGCGGCAGCTGACCGCGCTGAACGACTACGCCGGCACGAAGGTCTGCTTCCTTGGCGGGGGGAGCTACGACCACTTCGTCCCGTCGGTCTGCGACGTCATCGGTTCGCGGAGCGAGTTCTACACCTCGTACACGCCCTACCAGGCGGAAGCGAGCCAGGGCAATCTGCAGGTGATGTTCGAGTACCAGTCGCTGATCACGCGGCTCACCGGACTCGATGTGGCCAACAGCAGCCTCTACGACGGCGCCAGCGCCGCGGCCGAGGCGGTGTTGATGGCGCTCCACGCGGGCGGCAGCCGGAACAAGGTGATTGCCCCGTCGACGCTCCATCCGGAGTACCGCCAGACAATCGCCACCTACTTCGAGAACATCGACGCGGAGCTCGTCACGCTCGACTGCCCGGCCGGCGTGCTCGACGCCGACGCGCTCGCCGCGGCGATCGACGACAAGACGGCCGCGGTCATCCTGCAGCAGCCGAACTTCTTCGGCTGCATCGAAGACGCCGACCGCATCGCCGCCGTCGCGAAGGGAGCCGGGGCATTGCTGATCTCGGTCTTCGACCCGATCAGCCTCGGCATCCTGAAGCGTCCCGCCGACTACGGCGCGAGCATCGCCGTTGCCGAAGGGCACACGCTCGGCACGCCGATGAGCTACGGCGGCCCCTACCTCGGCATTATGTCGTGCGACAATTCGCTCGTCCGCCGCATGCCGGGCCGAATTGTCGGCGAGACGACCGACCGTCGCGGCAAGAAGTGCTACGTCCTCACGATGCAAACCCGCGAGCAGCACATCCGCCGCGACAAAGCGACGAGCAACGTTTGCACGAACCAGGCGCTGTTCGCCGTCCGCGCGAGCGTCTACCTCGCCCAAGCCGGTCCGCAGGGCCTGAAGGAAACGGCCAACCTCTGCCTGCAGAAGACCCGCTACTTGGCCGAGCAGCTCTGCCAGAACGAACGCTTCAGCCAGGCGTTCGACGCACCGACGTTCAAGGAAGTCGTCATCCGCGACGCCGAGAACAACGTCGACGGCTTGCTCCGCGAAGCGATCGACGCCGGCTACCTCGCCGGCCTGCCGCTCGGCCGCTGGTATCCCGAACTGAGCGACTGCTTCCTGGTGGCGGTCACTGAAAAGCGCACGAAGGCCGATATCGACGGACTGGTGAAATCGCTTACTGCGAAGTCTGTCCGCCAACCGGCTCACGTTTAA
- the gcvPB gene encoding aminomethyl-transferring glycine dehydrogenase subunit GcvPB yields the protein MRNTRDTQLLFDLSKPGRRAARLPACDVPEAAIEDLLPAGAVAAAPPALPEVPEPQIIRHYLNLSTLNMSVDTHFYPLGSCTMKYNPKRNERAAAMPGFADLHPLQPAETIQGMLHVLYEMQQYLSEISGLPACSLQPAAGAHGEYAALLVAAAYFRDIGQTAQRVKVLAPDNSHGTNPASAVMAGFNTVTVKTRSNGGVDMEDFYKKLDDNIAVFMITNPNTVGIFEPNMREIADAVHAKGGLVYLDGANMNAILGVTRPGDFGADMQHYNPHKTFSGPHGGGGPGAGPICVTEVLAKYLPSPIVVKVEGSGFSGQGSGNASTLNPEPRTPNPQYALAYDRPHSIGRVRSFFGNVGVLLRAYCYIRTHGPDGLRRVSENAVLNANYLLSKVKHILPVPQGDRCMHEFVASGSKLKAERGVAAMDLAKRLLDFGYHAPTVYFPLTVPEAIMVEPTETESKETLDAFAETLFRITGEDPELLHEAPHSTAISRPDEVAAARNPMLCCRVD from the coding sequence ATGCGAAATACCCGCGACACGCAGCTCCTGTTCGATCTCTCCAAGCCAGGCCGCCGCGCCGCTCGCTTGCCGGCGTGCGATGTGCCTGAAGCGGCGATTGAAGACCTGCTGCCGGCGGGCGCCGTCGCCGCCGCGCCCCCCGCGCTGCCGGAAGTGCCGGAGCCGCAAATCATTCGGCATTACCTCAACCTGTCGACGCTCAACATGTCGGTCGACACCCACTTCTATCCGCTCGGCAGTTGTACGATGAAGTACAACCCGAAGCGGAACGAGCGGGCCGCCGCGATGCCGGGCTTCGCTGATCTGCACCCACTGCAGCCGGCCGAGACGATCCAGGGGATGTTGCACGTTCTCTACGAGATGCAGCAGTATCTGTCGGAAATCTCGGGCCTGCCCGCCTGCTCGCTGCAGCCGGCCGCCGGCGCCCATGGAGAGTACGCCGCCCTGCTCGTCGCCGCCGCCTACTTCCGCGACATCGGCCAAACGGCCCAGCGCGTCAAGGTACTCGCTCCCGATAACTCGCACGGCACCAACCCTGCGAGCGCCGTGATGGCCGGCTTCAACACGGTTACCGTGAAGACCCGCAGCAACGGCGGCGTCGACATGGAAGACTTCTACAAGAAGCTCGACGACAACATCGCCGTGTTCATGATCACCAACCCGAACACGGTCGGCATCTTCGAACCGAACATGCGCGAGATCGCTGACGCGGTCCACGCGAAGGGGGGCCTCGTCTACCTCGACGGCGCCAACATGAACGCCATCCTCGGCGTCACCCGCCCCGGCGACTTCGGCGCCGACATGCAGCACTACAACCCCCACAAGACCTTCAGCGGCCCGCACGGCGGCGGCGGTCCTGGCGCGGGGCCGATCTGCGTGACGGAGGTGCTAGCGAAGTATTTGCCGTCGCCGATCGTCGTGAAAGTGGAGGGTTCAGGGTTCAGCGGTCAGGGTTCAGGAAATGCCTCTACACTGAACCCCGAACCCCGAACCCCGAACCCTCAGTACGCGTTGGCGTACGACCGTCCGCACTCGATTGGCCGCGTCCGCTCGTTCTTCGGCAACGTCGGCGTGCTGCTGCGAGCCTACTGCTACATCCGCACGCACGGGCCGGATGGCCTCCGCCGCGTCAGCGAGAACGCCGTCCTCAACGCGAACTACTTGCTCAGCAAAGTGAAGCACATCTTGCCGGTGCCGCAGGGCGATCGCTGCATGCACGAGTTCGTCGCCAGCGGTTCGAAGCTGAAGGCCGAACGCGGCGTCGCGGCGATGGATCTCGCCAAACGGCTCCTCGACTTCGGCTACCACGCCCCGACCGTCTACTTCCCGCTGACGGTCCCCGAAGCGATCATGGTCGAACCGACCGAAACGGAGAGCAAAGAAACGCTCGACGCCTTTGCCGAGACGCTGTTCCGCATCACCGGCGAAGACCCCGAACTGCTCCACGAAGCGCCGCACTCCACGGCCATCAGCCGCCCAGACGAAGTCGCCGCGGCACGCAACCCAATGCTCTGCTGCCGGGTTGATTAA
- a CDS encoding lipoate--protein ligase family protein, with product MTPCRLIVDPPLDGAWNMGFDEALLEQAADSGVATLRFYQWQEPTLSLGYFQSYDERDTHAASRQAAVVRRQSGGGALMHDRELTYSLSLPADHPLARQSPQLYDVVHRSLIDCLAAEGVTAALHSDRTGASSATLAVEPTVNVEETDAAAEPFLCFARRTSADVVLPGSVSAEPPVKIVGSAQRRRRGAVLQHGSILLDRSPAAPELAGIEQISGVSISPDWIIKNWTASLAALLKLDPQPFQPAGDSALMTRAEELRAGKYADSAWTRRR from the coding sequence ATGACGCCCTGCCGATTGATCGTTGACCCGCCCCTCGACGGCGCCTGGAACATGGGCTTCGACGAGGCCCTGCTGGAGCAAGCGGCGGATTCCGGCGTCGCAACGCTTCGCTTCTACCAATGGCAGGAGCCGACCCTTTCGCTCGGTTACTTCCAGTCGTACGACGAGCGCGACACCCACGCCGCCAGCCGGCAGGCGGCGGTGGTGCGGCGGCAAAGCGGCGGCGGCGCTCTGATGCATGACCGCGAGTTGACCTACTCGCTCTCCCTTCCGGCCGACCATCCGCTCGCCCGGCAGTCGCCGCAGCTATACGACGTCGTCCACCGCTCGCTGATCGATTGCCTCGCTGCCGAAGGGGTGACGGCGGCGCTCCACAGCGATCGCACCGGCGCCTCCTCCGCGACCCTCGCCGTCGAGCCAACCGTTAATGTCGAGGAAACCGACGCCGCCGCCGAACCGTTCCTCTGCTTCGCCCGTCGCACCTCGGCGGACGTGGTGCTGCCAGGCTCGGTCTCCGCCGAACCTCCCGTGAAGATTGTCGGCAGCGCCCAGCGGCGACGACGGGGCGCCGTCCTCCAACACGGCTCAATCTTGCTCGACCGCTCCCCCGCCGCGCCGGAGCTGGCCGGCATCGAGCAAATTTCGGGAGTGTCTATCAGCCCCGACTGGATTATTAAGAATTGGACAGCCTCGCTCGCCGCGTTGCTCAAGTTGGATCCGCAGCCCTTTCAACCAGCGGGCGACTCGGCGTTAATGACCCGCGCCGAAGAGTTGCGCGCCGGCAAATACGCTGATTCCGCTTGGACCCGACGCCGCTAA
- a CDS encoding FHA domain-containing protein has protein sequence MDVTLKVLEGAKVGAKIAIKKAEFTIGRSQSCSLCAGSSAVSRQHCLISRDESKVTVQDMGSRNGTLVNGNKIEGAVELASGDEITVGPLKFLLTISTSLNSVKKPEVKSVAEAVARTASKPTDSVGDADISEWLLGPSSALNETQTIRIDDTNAIHKMHAAAAAAAEAETSAGTPEGDATESEKATDHSGKPAKKEPGKLPKQPDKAGTKDSREAAVEALRAWSRRR, from the coding sequence ATGGACGTTACGTTAAAAGTGCTGGAAGGCGCCAAAGTCGGCGCGAAGATCGCTATTAAGAAGGCCGAGTTCACCATCGGTCGTAGCCAGAGTTGCAGCCTTTGCGCCGGCAGCAGCGCGGTCAGTCGTCAGCACTGCTTGATCAGCCGCGACGAGTCGAAGGTCACCGTTCAAGACATGGGCAGCCGCAACGGCACCCTGGTCAACGGCAACAAGATCGAGGGTGCCGTCGAGCTCGCCTCCGGCGACGAAATCACCGTCGGCCCCCTCAAGTTTTTGCTCACGATCAGCACCAGCCTCAACAGCGTCAAGAAGCCGGAAGTGAAGAGCGTCGCCGAGGCGGTCGCTCGGACCGCTAGCAAGCCGACCGACTCGGTGGGCGACGCCGATATCTCGGAATGGTTGCTCGGCCCCAGTTCCGCGCTCAACGAAACCCAAACCATCCGCATCGACGACACGAACGCGATTCACAAAATGCATGCCGCGGCAGCCGCGGCTGCTGAAGCGGAAACCTCTGCCGGAACTCCGGAGGGGGACGCAACCGAGTCGGAGAAGGCGACCGATCACTCCGGCAAGCCCGCGAAAAAAGAACCGGGCAAGCTCCCGAAGCAGCCCGATAAGGCAGGCACCAAAGATAGCCGCGAAGCGGCCGTCGAGGCGCTCCGGGCCTGGAGCCGACGTCGCTAG
- a CDS encoding tetratricopeptide repeat protein, with the protein MPIIFTYCRLAVGLAAAVALAAGCSQVQSTALNSEGVRLYQAGNYQQAADSFQRAIANDPRSATSYYNLAAALHKSGKLTNNPNDLAQAERYYNQCLEYDPNHTECYRGLTVLLVETGRTDASFRLLEGWATRSPQLADPRIELARLSEEQNNQQLASARLVEALAIEPTNPRALTALGRLREVQGDRAQALANYQRSLAVNRYQPEISARVAALQASGAGAGVPASPLVNPTPGTRTADQWQSSVRY; encoded by the coding sequence ATGCCGATCATCTTCACCTACTGCCGACTCGCCGTCGGGCTCGCCGCGGCCGTGGCGCTCGCCGCCGGCTGCAGCCAGGTGCAGTCGACCGCGCTCAACTCCGAGGGCGTCCGCCTCTATCAGGCCGGCAACTATCAGCAAGCCGCAGATTCGTTCCAGCGGGCCATCGCCAACGACCCCCGCTCGGCCACCAGCTACTACAATCTGGCCGCAGCGCTCCACAAATCGGGCAAGCTCACCAACAACCCGAACGATCTCGCTCAGGCCGAGCGGTATTACAACCAGTGCTTGGAGTACGATCCGAACCACACCGAATGCTACCGCGGCCTCACCGTGTTGCTGGTGGAGACAGGCCGCACCGACGCGTCGTTCCGTCTGCTCGAAGGCTGGGCGACGCGCAGCCCGCAGCTTGCCGACCCGCGGATTGAACTCGCACGCCTGTCGGAAGAGCAAAACAACCAGCAACTGGCGTCGGCTCGCTTGGTCGAAGCCCTGGCGATCGAGCCGACCAATCCGCGTGCTCTAACGGCGCTCGGCCGCCTCCGCGAAGTACAAGGCGATCGGGCCCAAGCCCTCGCCAACTACCAACGTTCGCTCGCGGTGAATCGCTACCAGCCCGAAATCTCGGCCCGCGTCGCCGCGCTACAAGCCTCTGGCGCCGGAGCAGGCGTGCCCGCCTCGCCGCTCGTGAACCCGACGCCGGGAACGCGGACTGCTGATCAGTGGCAGTCTTCGGTGCGGTATTAG